A window of the Arachis duranensis cultivar V14167 chromosome 5, aradu.V14167.gnm2.J7QH, whole genome shotgun sequence genome harbors these coding sequences:
- the LOC107490413 gene encoding uncharacterized protein LOC107490413 codes for MNQCGYLQKNAFGSCEEMRMESVVCPKPRRLGLLNHSSFDNHVRPFRPTPFINYQSEIEDSEAGAELLDIIFPKGSCYPERSGCQVASSPPPYFCGSPPSRASNPVIQDEQFGNNYSPFSLAPQSPSASSSARGCVRRKFGHSPAAVRIEGFDCLSRDRSNCSISAVA; via the exons ATGAATCAGTGTGGGTATTTGCAAAAGAACGCCTTTGGAAGCTGCGAGGAGATGAGGATGGAATCAGTGGTTTGCCCTAAGCCTCGTAGATTGGGTCTTTTGAACCACTCTTCCTTTGATAATCATGTCAGACCCTTCAGGCCAACACCTTTTATCAA CTACCAATCAGAGATCGAAGATTCAGAAGCTGGGGCAGAACTTCTGGATATCATTTTCCCTAAG GGAAGCTGCTATCCTGAAAGATCTGGGTGCCAGGTGGCATCATCACCACCACCTTATTTCTGTGGATCTCCACCAAGCAGAGCCTCAAACCCTGTGATCCAAGATGAGCAATTTGGTAACAATTATAGTCCATTTTCCTTGGCACCTCAATCCCCATCTGCTTCTTCATCAGCAAGAGGCTGTGTTAGGAGGAAGTTTGGTCACTCACCAGCTGCAGTGAGAATTGAAGGTTTTGATTGCCTCAGCAGGGATAGGAGCAACTGCAGCATTTCTGCTGTTgcataa
- the LOC107490360 gene encoding kinesin-like protein KIN-14K has translation MKPQSENHSTEPRNLGHSSSANFNGINFGEVEAKHRMLLVQWLNSLLPTLNLPVNITDDELRVCLNNGTILCQIMNKLRPGSVSEVSEFDNSPSAKSENVKRFLKAIDALGMPKFEISDLEKGHMKSVVDCLLTLRAKSLQNAWGDNISMTNSKVRSIMSSPSSHGGDQRKNPSESKFQSVLRSPVMAEPSAALLHHVGHKFHEVFQMKHGSYAELPAAKISELMKSTSLNNAPTQSLLSVVNAILEESVERRNSEIPHRVAVLLRKVVQEIERRISTQADHIKTQNNLFKAREEKYQSRIRVLEVLASGAREDNEVGVRSPIRQQQQTAVTSAIVQPKEQSEVTKMEEKKAFESIQSEKAKEETKSEDNQEVIRLMKELENKNMDISKLKQELEIMKKGSQDVTSSVKEMEDKNMEISTLKKELETMKKGNQDLTKVVEEMENKRLEFSALKQEVGIIKSDDEDVARLTKDLESRKIEIATMKQELEALRKGNQDVAGLMKDLENKSTEISTLKQEIETLKKGNQDVARLMNDLENKKAEISTKKQELENTMKNGNQDIARLMKDLENKSLEISALKQEIETLKKDNQDIARLMKDLENKSLEISALKQEIETLKKDNQDVARMMKDLENKSMEISTLKQEIETLKKDNQDVTRMMKDLENKNTEISTRKQELEDTLKNGNQDIAKLMTDLENKRTEISASKQEIETLKKDNQDVTKLVKDLENKNSELSTKKRELEETLKNGNQDIAKLKKDLENKTMEISALKQEIETLKKDNQDVTKQVNDLEEKNAELSTKKQELEEALKNSNQDIARLTKDLETTKKTYDLQCSQLEAEIKGAKGELKEKSQEYEHQLESLSNKIRENEASYESEYQKWNLKVIQFQKATTFQLSSIKVLKLSWETVKQHVLNEQPFYAEEFKRLGVNLKPLVDAAENYQVVLAENRKMFNDIQELKGNIRVYCRVRPFLPGQKEKQSIVEHYGETELVVANPSKQGKEALRTFKFNKVFGPTATQADVYNDIQAFIRSVLDGYNVCIFAYGQTGSGKTYTMSGPNGATAESVGVNYRALNDLFSIATTRQSTISYEIGVQVIEIYNEQVRDLLTSESTPKKVGILTHSQPNGLAVPDASMQLVKSTADVIKLMDIGLKNRAKSATSMNERSSRSHSVVSINVRGVDMKSGSTLQGNLHLVDLAGSERVDRSEVTGDRLKEAQHINKSLSALGDVIFALAQKNAHVPYRNSKLTQLLQSSLGGHAKTLMLVQINSDVKSYSESLSTLKFAERVSGIELGAAKSTKDGKDVRELMEQVASLRDTILSKDEE, from the exons GGCCATATGAAGTCTGTTGTGGATTGTCTTTTAACACTTAGAGCCAAAAGTTTACAGAATGCTTGGGGAGACAATATTTCTATGACTAATTCCAAAGTCAGATCCATCATGAGTTCACCTTCATCACATGGGGGTGACCAGAGGAAGAATCCATCAGAATCAAAGTTCCAAAGTGTTTTGCGTAGTCCGGTAATGGCTG AGCCATCGGCTGCATTATTACACCATGTAGGTCATAAATTTCACGAGGTGTTTCAAATGAAACATGGAAGCTATGCTGAACTTCCTGCTGCCAAAATCTCAGAACTGATGAAATCTACCAGTTTAAAT AATGCTCCTACTCAATCACTTTTGAGTGTTGTGAACGCTATTTTGGAAGAAAGTGTTGAAAGAAGAAATAGTGAAATACCCCAT CGCGTGGCTGTCTTGTTGAGAAAAGTTGTCCAGGAGATTGAGCGGCGCATATCGACTCAAGCAGATCATATAAAAACA CAAAACAATCTTTTTAAGGCTCGCGAAGAAAAGTATCAATCAAGAATTAGAGTACTTGAGGTTCTTGCTTCTGGAGCAAGGGAAGACAATGAG GTTGGGGTTCGAAGCCCTATTCGGCAACAGCAACAGACTGCAGTTACGAGTGCAATCGTGCAGCCAAAGGAACAGAGTGAGGTGActaaaatggaagaaaagaagGCTTTTGAATCAATACAGTCTGAAAAGGCTAAAGAGGAGACAAAGTCGGAAGATAACCAAGAGGTAATTCGGTTGATGAAAGAGctggaaaataaaaacatggaCATTTCAAAATTGAAGCAAGAGCTCGAAATAATGAAGAAAGGTAGCCAAGATGTTACTAGCTCTGTGAAAGAGATGGAagataaaaacatggaaatttCAACATTGAAGAAAGAGCTAGAAACAATGAAGAAAGGCAACCAAGACCTTACTAAGGTTGTGGAAGAGATGGAAAATAAAAGGTTGGAATTTTCGGCTTTGAAACAAGAAGTAGGAATAATAAAGAGTGATGACGAGGATGTTGCTAGGTTGACAAAAGATCTGGAAAGCAGAAAAATAGAAATTGCAACGATGAAGCAAGAACTAGAAGCATTGAGAAAAGGAAATCAAGATGTTGCTGGGCTGATGAAAGATTTGGAAAATAAAAGCACAGAAATTTCAACATTGAAGCAAGAAATAGAAACATTGAAAAAAGGTAACCAAGATGTTGCTAGGCTGATGAAtgatctagaaaataaaaaagcagaAATTTCAACAAAGAAGCAAGAATTAGAAAACACAATGAAAAATGGTAACCAAGATATTGCTAGGCTGATGAAGGATCTGGAAAATAAAAGCCTGGAGATTTCAGCATTGAAGCAAGAAATAGAGACACTGAAAAAAGATAACCAAGATATTGCTAGGCTGATGAAGGATCTGGAAAATAAAAGCCTGGAGATTTCAGCATTGAAGCAAGAAATAGAGACACTGAAAAAAGATAACCAAGATGTTGCTAGGATGATGAAGGATCTGGAAAATAAAAGCATGGAGATTTCAACATTGAAGCAAGAAATAGAAACATTGAAAAAAGATAACCAAGATGTTACTAGGATGATGAAGgatctagaaaataaaaacactgAAATTTCAACAAGGAAGCAAGAACTAGAAGACACATTGAAAAATGGTAACCAAGATATTGCTAAGCTGATGACAGATctggaaaataaaagaacagaAATTTCGGCATCGAAGCAAGAAATAGAAACATTGAAAAAAGATAATCAAGATGTTACTAAGCTTGTGAAGGacctagaaaataaaaattcagaactTTCAACAAAGAaacgagaattagaagaaacgCTGAAAAATGGTAACCAAGATATTGCTAAGCTGAAGAAAGATCTTGAGAATAAAACCATGGAAATTTCAGCATTGAAACAAGAAATAGAAACATTGAAAAAAGATAATCAAGATGTTACTAAACAGGTGAATGATCTAGAAGAGAAAAATGCAGAACTTTCGACAAAGAAGCAAGAATTAGAAGAGGCATTGAAAAATAGTAACCAAGATATTGCTAGGCTGACGAAAGATCtagaaacaacaaagaaaacatATGATTTACAGTGCTCACAGTTGGAAGCAGAAATCAAGGGTGCTAAAGGAGAACTGAAAGAGAAGTCACAAGAATATGAGCATCAGTTGGAATCATTAAGTAATAAGATTAGAGAGAATGAGGCCTCTTATGAGTCCGAATATCAAAAGTGGAACCTAAAAGTTATCCAATTTCAGAAAGCTACAACTTTTCAGCTTAGTTCGATCAAG gTCTTGAAATTGTCTTGGGAAACTGTTAAGCAGCATGTGCTAAATGAGCAACCATTTTATGCAGAAGAGTTTAAGCGATTAG GTGTAAATCTTAAACCATTGGTAGATGCAGCTGAGAACTATCAGGTAGTTCTTGCGGAAAATCGGAAGATGTTCAATGACATTCAAGAATTAAAAG GAAATATTAGAGTATATTGCAGAGTTAGACCATTTCTCCCAGGACAAAAGGAGAAACAATCTATTGTGGAACACTATGGTGAAACCGAGTTGGTTGTGGCAAATCCTTCCAAACAAGGGAAAGAAGCCCTTAGAACATTTAAGTTTAACAAGGTCTTTGGTCCAACTGCAACTCAAG CTGATGTATACAATGACATTCAAGCCTTTATACGATCAGTACTCGACGGGTACAACGTATGCATATTTGCTTATGGCCAAACTGGTTCTGGGAAAACTTACACAATG AGTGGTCCAAATGGTGCAACAGCTGAGAGTGTTGGTGTTAACTATCGAGCTTTGAATGACCTTTTCAGCATAGCAACTACCAGACAGAGCACCATTTCCTATGAAATTGGGGTTCAAGTGATTGAAATATACAATGAACAAGTGCGAGATCTGTTGACGTCTGAATCTACTccaaaaaa GGTTGGGATATTGACTCACTCCCAACCAAATGGCTTAGCAGTACCTGATGCTAGCATGCAACTTGTAAAATCAACCGCGGATGTCATAAAGCTGATGGACATTGGCCTGAAAAATAGAGCCAAAAGTGCAACTTCTATGAATGAAAGAAGTAGCCGTTCTCACAG TGTGGTATCGATTAATGTTCGTGGAGTAGACATGAAGTCTGGTTCTACTCTTCAAGGCAACCTTCATTTGGTTGATTTGGCTGGAAGTGAGAGGGTAGATCGGTCTGAAGTGACTGGTGATCGACTTAAGGAAGCACAGCATATCAACAAATCACTATCTGCTCTTGGAGATGTCATCTTTGCTCTTGCTCAAAAGAATGCTCATGTGCCATACAGAAATAGCAAGCTTACTCAACTTCTGCAATCTTCCCTTG GTGGTCATGCAAAGACACTCATGTTGGTACAAATCAATTCAGATGTAAAGTCATATTCGGAATCTCTAAGTACCTTGAAGTTTGCTGAGAGAGTTTCTGGTATTGAGTTAGGAGCTGCAAAAAGTACCAAAGATGGGAAAGATGTCAGAGAATTAATGGAGCAG GTGGCTTCTCTAAGGGACACTATTTTGTCAAAAGATGAGGAGTAG